The sequence below is a genomic window from Candidatus Sysuiplasma acidicola.
TATAGCCGCCGAGCTGCAAAACTGCAATGCCCTAACTGCCGTCCTTCTCTATGTGTTTTCCAAGTCTGAAGTATTCTCCGCCGTGGTAGATGAGCGGTTTCTTCGTGTCATCAGTATAGCCCTCGACAACCTTTCCAATGAACGCAGCATGATCGCCAGTTTTGAATTCATCCACGACAACGCACTCCAGATTCGTTATACACCCCTCGATCATGGGCGCGCGTATCCTGACTGCCCTGAACGTCTCGAAGTTTCCCAGTAGCCACTTGTCCTCACCTTCAGTAATCGAGTGATTGCCAGCTATGCTCGACAGGTTTGCCTGCTCTTCCGAACAGTAGTTCAGTCCGAATTCACCCGAATCTCTTATCAACGCATACGTCCCCCTTCTGTATCCCACGAACACTGCAACCAGGTAAGGGTCTATG
It includes:
- a CDS encoding flavin reductase family protein, with the translated sequence MRVVGIDKTRRKFTSTVALVTAEYNGRANVMAAEWSLRVSIDPYLVAVFVGYRRGTYALIRDSGEFGLNYCSEEQANLSSIAGNHSITEGEDKWLLGNFETFRAVRIRAPMIEGCITNLECVVVDEFKTGDHAAFIGKVVEGYTDDTKKPLIYHGGEYFRLGKHIEKDGS